One window from the genome of Pandoraea fibrosis encodes:
- the ispC gene encoding 1-deoxy-D-xylulose-5-phosphate reductoisomerase translates to MSQHLSILGSTGSIGVSTLDVVGRHPDRFSVYALSAHRNLDRLFEQCVAHRPKVAVVADADGARSLAARLADAGLKIEVTYGPQALVEIAQASEVTMVVAAIVGAAGLQSTLAAARAGKRILLANKESLVLSGALFMATAERAGATLLPLDSEHNAIFQCLPQVAGENRISTRGVEKLVLTASGGPFRERELASLENVTPDEACAHPNWVMGRKISVDSASMMNKGLEVIEARWLFNMPAEKIEVLIHPQSVIHSMVTYADGSTLAQLGNPDMRTPIAHALAFPDRVTSGVAGLNLADIGKLTFEAPDLRRFPCLRLAFDTLRSGGTAGALLNAANEVAVEAFLGKRIRFTAIAQVVEQVLDAVVVGEATSLDVVLEADRRARELAASIVAKLPAPASS, encoded by the coding sequence ATGTCGCAACATCTCTCTATTCTTGGCTCTACCGGCTCCATCGGCGTTAGCACGCTCGATGTGGTGGGGCGTCATCCCGACCGCTTCTCCGTCTATGCGCTCTCGGCGCACCGCAATCTGGATCGCCTGTTCGAGCAATGCGTCGCGCATCGCCCGAAGGTGGCCGTGGTGGCCGATGCGGACGGCGCTCGTTCGCTTGCGGCGCGTCTGGCCGATGCCGGCCTGAAGATCGAAGTGACCTATGGTCCGCAGGCGCTGGTCGAGATCGCGCAAGCGTCCGAAGTCACTATGGTTGTGGCGGCCATTGTCGGCGCCGCAGGCCTTCAGTCGACGCTCGCTGCCGCTCGTGCCGGTAAGCGCATCTTGCTGGCGAACAAAGAGTCGCTGGTGCTTTCCGGTGCACTGTTCATGGCAACCGCCGAGCGGGCAGGGGCGACGTTGTTGCCGCTCGACAGCGAGCACAACGCCATCTTCCAATGCCTGCCGCAAGTGGCTGGGGAGAACCGGATTTCGACACGTGGCGTGGAAAAGCTGGTGTTGACGGCCTCCGGCGGCCCGTTCCGCGAGCGCGAATTGGCTTCGCTCGAGAACGTCACGCCTGACGAGGCTTGTGCGCATCCGAACTGGGTCATGGGCCGCAAGATTTCGGTGGATTCCGCGAGCATGATGAACAAGGGGCTCGAGGTCATCGAGGCCCGCTGGCTGTTCAATATGCCTGCGGAGAAGATCGAGGTACTGATTCACCCGCAAAGCGTGATCCATTCGATGGTGACCTATGCCGATGGCTCCACGCTCGCGCAGTTGGGGAACCCCGACATGCGCACGCCGATTGCTCACGCGCTGGCATTCCCGGATCGCGTGACGTCCGGGGTGGCGGGGCTGAATCTCGCCGATATCGGCAAGCTGACTTTCGAAGCGCCGGATCTGCGCCGTTTCCCGTGTCTGCGCCTGGCGTTTGACACGCTACGCAGCGGCGGCACGGCTGGCGCATTGCTCAACGCGGCAAACGAGGTCGCTGTAGAGGCGTTCCTGGGTAAGCGCATTCGCTTCACCGCCATCGCGCAAGTCGTCGAGCAAGTGCTTGATGCGGTCGTGGTGGGCGAGGCGACCTCGCTCGACGTCGTGCTCGAAGCCGATCGTCGTGCTCGCGAATTGGCGGCGAGTATTGTCGCCAAGCTGCCGGCGCCCGCGTCGTCCTGA
- the pyrH gene encoding UMP kinase produces the protein MSTPYKRVLLKLSGEALMGDDAFGINRATIERMVGDIAEVVRLGTQLAVVIGGGNIFRGVAGGAAGMDRATADYMGMLATMMNALALQDAMRHAGIEARVQSALRMDQVVEPYIRPRAIRQLEEGKVVIFAAGTGNPFFTTDTAAALRGSEVGAEVVLKATKVDGVYSADPKKDPDAVKYSTISFDEAISKNLQVMDATAFALCRDQKMPVRVFSIVKPGALKHVILGEDEGTLVHV, from the coding sequence ATGTCTACTCCTTACAAACGCGTACTTCTCAAGCTCTCTGGTGAAGCCCTCATGGGTGACGATGCATTCGGCATCAATCGTGCGACGATTGAGCGCATGGTTGGCGACATTGCCGAAGTCGTTCGCCTTGGCACGCAATTGGCCGTCGTGATCGGCGGTGGCAATATTTTCCGGGGTGTGGCTGGCGGTGCCGCCGGTATGGACCGTGCGACGGCCGACTATATGGGCATGCTGGCCACCATGATGAATGCCCTGGCGCTGCAAGATGCGATGCGCCACGCCGGTATCGAGGCGCGCGTGCAGTCTGCGCTGCGCATGGACCAGGTCGTTGAGCCGTACATTCGTCCGCGCGCGATCCGTCAGCTCGAAGAGGGTAAAGTCGTGATTTTTGCCGCCGGCACGGGTAACCCGTTCTTCACGACCGACACGGCCGCAGCGCTGCGTGGCTCGGAAGTCGGCGCCGAAGTGGTGCTCAAGGCGACCAAGGTCGACGGCGTGTACTCGGCTGACCCCAAGAAGGACCCCGACGCAGTCAAGTATTCGACCATCAGCTTCGACGAAGCCATTTCGAAGAACCTGCAGGTCATGGACGCGACCGCTTTCGCGCTGTGCCGCGATCAGAAGATGCCGGTGCGCGTTTTCTCGATTGTGAAGCCGGGCGCGCTCAAGCACGTTATCCTCGGCGAAGACGAGGGAACGCTCGTCCACGTTTGA
- the lpxD gene encoding UDP-3-O-(3-hydroxymyristoyl)glucosamine N-acyltransferase, whose translation MPALPSVSLAQLVARFGGDLVGDGEVTVDGLAPLDRAGANQLAFLSNPLYLAEVPNSGAAAVILSKADYDKLPSHEGRAWIIAPNPYAYFARVSQMFAQAATPVSPAGVHPSAVVDPTAVVPASCVIGPNVVIEAGARLGERVRLVANVFVGRGTTLGDDVLVYPNATLYHTSVIGARCVIHAGAVIGSDGFGFAPDFSATGGEWVKIPQVGRAVIEDDVEIGASTSIDRGAMADTVIERGCKIDNQVQIAHNVRVGAYTVIAACTGIAGSSTIGKFCMLGGAVGVAGHVTIGDRVIVTAKSGVSKSIPGPGTYTSAFPAIPNAEWNKNAAIMRNLDKMRDRVRQLEAKVKDLQDK comes from the coding sequence ATGCCGGCATTGCCGTCGGTTTCGCTGGCTCAACTGGTCGCGCGTTTCGGCGGCGACCTGGTGGGGGACGGCGAAGTCACGGTCGATGGTCTGGCGCCGCTCGATCGCGCGGGCGCGAATCAGCTCGCGTTTCTGTCCAATCCACTGTATCTCGCCGAAGTGCCCAATTCGGGCGCGGCGGCCGTGATTCTCTCCAAAGCCGACTACGACAAGCTGCCGTCGCATGAGGGCCGCGCGTGGATCATCGCGCCGAACCCCTATGCGTACTTCGCGCGCGTGTCGCAAATGTTCGCGCAAGCGGCGACACCTGTGTCGCCGGCGGGCGTTCATCCGAGCGCTGTCGTCGATCCGACGGCCGTTGTGCCGGCCTCGTGTGTCATCGGCCCGAATGTGGTGATCGAGGCGGGTGCGCGTCTGGGCGAGCGAGTGCGTCTGGTGGCGAACGTGTTCGTCGGTCGTGGCACCACGCTGGGCGACGACGTGCTCGTTTATCCGAACGCCACGCTGTATCACACGAGTGTGATCGGTGCGCGTTGCGTGATTCACGCGGGCGCCGTGATCGGCTCCGACGGTTTCGGATTCGCGCCGGATTTTTCCGCCACGGGCGGCGAATGGGTGAAGATTCCCCAGGTGGGGCGTGCGGTGATCGAGGACGACGTCGAAATCGGCGCGTCGACCTCCATCGATCGCGGCGCGATGGCCGATACGGTGATCGAACGCGGCTGCAAGATCGACAATCAGGTGCAGATCGCGCATAACGTGCGCGTTGGCGCCTACACGGTGATTGCCGCATGTACGGGCATCGCCGGCAGCAGTACTATCGGGAAATTCTGCATGCTGGGCGGTGCCGTGGGCGTGGCCGGGCATGTGACGATTGGCGACCGGGTCATCGTGACCGCCAAATCGGGGGTGTCGAAATCGATTCCTGGCCCCGGTACCTATACCAGCGCGTTTCCGGCAATTCCGAATGCCGAATGGAACAAAAACGCGGCCATCATGCGCAATCTGGACAAGATGCGTGATCGCGTGCGTCAACTTGAAGCGAAGGTCAAAGACCTGCAAGACAAATGA
- the rseP gene encoding RIP metalloprotease RseP, translated as MTLLTTLLAFAVAIGVLVVFHELGHYTVARLCGVKVLRFSVGFGLPLIKWTMGRDRTEWTVCALPLGGYVKMLDERDETQIVAPEDRTRAFNHQSVYKRFAIVAAGPVANFLLAIALYAGLNLAGVTEPVARIAPPAAGTLAARAGLSGGELITGVRENGSRSDEAVGDEVPVRSWEDLRWRLVDPVIDGQRVTLVARTRDGRAEYMLDAAGQQFDADSEQDFMQRIGLVPTARVKVGQLMAGGAAGLAGLRVGDEVTAIDGSPVGSAKVLVDAVRAHPGKPMTLTVRRDGALRNVTLTPSAEVDPAEAGGARVGKIGAALASQVDTVTVRYGLFEAIGRGAQRTWDVTAFSVRMFGKMITGQASLKNLSGPVTIADYAGRSARLGLDYFVAFLALVSISLGVLNLLPIPVLDGGYLLYYAVEAITGRAVSERWQGALQRVGIVCILALSAVALFNDLSKLLH; from the coding sequence ATGACTCTGCTGACCACGCTGCTCGCATTTGCCGTCGCCATTGGCGTGCTGGTGGTATTCCATGAGTTGGGCCATTACACCGTTGCGCGACTGTGCGGCGTGAAGGTGCTGCGGTTTTCGGTCGGGTTTGGCCTGCCATTGATCAAGTGGACGATGGGCCGTGACCGGACCGAATGGACCGTTTGCGCGTTGCCGCTGGGCGGCTACGTCAAAATGCTCGACGAGCGTGACGAGACGCAGATCGTGGCCCCCGAAGATCGCACGCGGGCGTTTAACCATCAATCGGTCTACAAGCGCTTTGCCATTGTCGCGGCGGGGCCGGTTGCGAACTTCCTGCTTGCCATTGCCCTTTATGCCGGCCTGAATCTGGCCGGTGTGACCGAGCCCGTCGCGCGTATTGCGCCACCGGCGGCCGGCACCCTGGCGGCGCGTGCAGGCCTGTCCGGCGGTGAGTTGATTACCGGCGTGCGCGAGAACGGGAGCCGTTCCGACGAGGCCGTTGGCGACGAGGTCCCCGTGCGTTCCTGGGAGGATCTTCGCTGGCGTCTGGTGGATCCGGTGATCGACGGCCAGCGCGTCACCCTCGTGGCGCGGACTCGCGATGGCCGCGCGGAATACATGCTGGATGCCGCCGGTCAGCAGTTCGATGCCGACAGCGAGCAGGATTTCATGCAGCGCATCGGGCTGGTGCCGACGGCGCGCGTCAAGGTCGGGCAACTGATGGCGGGTGGGGCCGCAGGTCTTGCCGGGCTGCGCGTCGGTGACGAGGTCACGGCCATCGATGGCAGTCCCGTCGGATCGGCCAAGGTACTCGTGGATGCGGTGCGTGCGCATCCGGGCAAACCGATGACGCTCACCGTGCGACGTGACGGCGCTTTGCGCAACGTCACGCTGACACCCAGTGCTGAGGTCGACCCGGCCGAAGCGGGCGGCGCGCGCGTCGGCAAGATCGGCGCGGCACTGGCCAGCCAGGTCGACACGGTCACGGTGCGCTACGGGTTGTTCGAGGCGATCGGGCGTGGGGCGCAACGCACGTGGGATGTCACGGCGTTCAGCGTGCGCATGTTTGGAAAGATGATCACCGGCCAGGCATCGCTGAAGAATTTGAGCGGGCCGGTGACGATTGCGGACTATGCGGGGCGATCGGCCAGACTCGGGCTGGATTATTTCGTCGCCTTTCTCGCGCTTGTCAGCATTAGCCTGGGCGTATTGAATCTGTTACCAATTCCCGTTTTGGACGGTGGCTATCTGTTATATTATGCGGTCGAAGCGATTACCGGTCGGGCAGTTTCCGAGCGGTGGCAGGGCGCGCTGCAACGAGTGGGCATCGTTTGCATCCTTGCGCTCTCTGCCGTAGCACTTTTCAATGACCTGTCGAAGTTGCTGCACTAG
- the frr gene encoding ribosome recycling factor, translating to MSVADIKKNVEQKMKSSIESFKNNLAKIRTGRAHAGLLDHVQVDYYGSMVPISQVANVNLVDSRTIGVQPWEKKMVPVVEKAIRESDLGLNPATQGDLIRVPMPMLTEERRRELTKLVKSEGEAAKVAVRNLRRDANEQLKKLVKDKEASEDDERRGSDEVQKLTDKFVAEIDELVKQKDAEIMTV from the coding sequence ATGAGCGTTGCTGACATCAAGAAGAATGTCGAGCAAAAGATGAAAAGCTCGATCGAGTCGTTCAAGAACAACCTGGCGAAGATTCGTACCGGTCGCGCGCATGCCGGCCTGCTCGATCACGTGCAGGTGGACTATTACGGCTCGATGGTGCCCATCTCCCAGGTCGCTAACGTGAACCTCGTGGACAGTCGCACGATCGGCGTGCAGCCGTGGGAAAAGAAGATGGTTCCGGTGGTCGAAAAAGCCATCCGTGAATCGGATCTGGGTCTGAACCCGGCCACGCAAGGCGATCTGATTCGCGTGCCGATGCCCATGCTGACCGAAGAGCGCCGTCGCGAACTGACCAAGCTGGTCAAGTCGGAAGGCGAAGCCGCCAAGGTCGCCGTGCGCAACCTGCGTCGCGATGCCAACGAGCAACTCAAGAAGCTGGTCAAGGACAAGGAAGCCTCGGAAGACGACGAGCGCCGTGGCAGCGACGAAGTCCAGAAGCTGACCGACAAGTTTGTCGCCGAGATCGACGAGTTGGTCAAGCAAAAGGACGCAGAGATCATGACGGTCTGA
- the bamA gene encoding outer membrane protein assembly factor BamA translates to MSNKYHLVPKTLVIAVLAAHSFLARAVEPFVVKDIRVEGLQRIEPGTVFSYLPVKPGDKFNDDKGTEAIRALYATGLFSDVSVEAQGSVLVVHVNERPAIASIDFLGIKEFDKDGLKKALRSVGLTEGRTFDRNLLDKSEQELKRQYLTRGYYAAEVKTTVTPLERNRVGIQFAVTEGPKATIQQINFVGNKAFSSSDLMAEMELGTPNWLSWYSKNDLYSKDKLTGDLEKLRSFYLNRGYLEFNIDSTDVSITPDKDEMFLTINVHEGEPYKVSDVKLGGEMLGKQDDIQKLVQLKAGDTFSAAKLQASTKAISDLLGNYGFAFANVNAQPTIDRNNHTVALALTIDPGRRVYVRKINIVGNSRTRDEVIRRELRQLESSWYDADRLKLSQDRINRLGYFTDVNVTTEPVAGSNDQVDLQVKVEEKPTGTINVGAGFSSTDKVVLQAGVSQDNVFGSGTSLSVNVNTGKTYRTLAVTQVDPYFTVDGVSRITDIYYRTYQPLLLTSDSDFRINTLGGNLKFGVPFSEVDTVFFGIGFEQTRLHLTSDGTTPQRYIDYANQFGYVSNNYPLTVGWSRDSRDSALIPNRGHYQQANLEIGTPIGTTKYFRAYYQHQYYYPVSRGFTLALNGEVGYGHGLGGQPFPIFKNYFAGGIGSVRGYEPSSLGPKDTNGEPLGGASKLIGNIELTFPLPGTGYDRTLRIFTFLDGGNVFDNGQAITFNNLRYSYGFGLSWISPIGPLKLSMGFPLVKKTGDQYQKFQFQVGTSF, encoded by the coding sequence TTGTCGAATAAATACCACCTTGTTCCGAAGACCCTGGTGATTGCGGTTCTGGCGGCACACAGTTTCCTGGCACGCGCCGTCGAGCCGTTCGTGGTCAAGGATATCCGAGTGGAGGGCTTGCAGCGCATCGAACCCGGTACCGTGTTCTCGTACTTGCCGGTCAAGCCGGGTGACAAGTTCAACGACGATAAGGGCACCGAAGCAATTCGTGCCCTTTATGCAACGGGCCTGTTCTCGGACGTGAGCGTTGAAGCGCAAGGCAGCGTGCTGGTGGTGCACGTCAACGAGCGTCCCGCGATTGCTTCCATCGACTTCCTCGGTATCAAGGAATTCGACAAAGACGGTTTGAAGAAGGCATTGCGCTCGGTCGGCCTGACCGAAGGCCGCACCTTCGACCGCAACCTGCTCGACAAGTCGGAACAGGAACTCAAGCGTCAATACCTTACGCGCGGTTACTACGCTGCCGAGGTGAAGACGACGGTCACGCCGCTCGAGCGTAACCGCGTGGGTATCCAGTTCGCCGTGACCGAAGGCCCGAAGGCAACGATCCAGCAGATCAACTTCGTGGGCAACAAGGCGTTCTCGTCGTCGGATCTGATGGCGGAAATGGAGCTCGGCACGCCGAACTGGCTGTCGTGGTATTCGAAGAACGACCTGTACTCCAAGGACAAACTCACGGGCGATCTGGAAAAGCTGCGTTCGTTCTATCTGAACCGCGGCTATCTGGAATTCAACATCGACTCCACCGACGTGTCGATCACGCCGGACAAGGACGAAATGTTCCTGACGATCAACGTCCACGAAGGCGAGCCGTACAAGGTGTCGGACGTGAAGCTTGGCGGCGAGATGCTGGGCAAGCAGGACGACATCCAGAAGCTCGTGCAATTGAAGGCGGGCGACACGTTCTCCGCAGCCAAGCTGCAAGCCAGCACGAAAGCCATTTCCGATTTGCTCGGTAACTACGGCTTCGCGTTTGCCAATGTGAATGCGCAGCCGACGATCGATCGCAACAACCACACGGTGGCGTTGGCGCTGACGATCGATCCGGGCCGTCGCGTGTACGTTCGCAAGATCAACATCGTGGGCAACTCGCGCACGCGCGACGAAGTGATTCGCCGCGAACTGCGCCAACTCGAAAGCTCGTGGTACGACGCCGACCGCCTCAAGCTGTCGCAGGACCGTATCAACCGCCTGGGCTACTTCACCGATGTGAACGTCACGACCGAGCCGGTCGCCGGGTCCAACGATCAGGTGGATCTGCAGGTCAAGGTGGAAGAAAAGCCGACCGGCACGATCAACGTGGGGGCAGGCTTCTCGTCGACCGACAAGGTGGTGCTGCAGGCCGGTGTCAGCCAGGACAACGTGTTCGGTTCGGGTACGTCGCTGTCGGTGAACGTGAATACCGGTAAGACCTACCGCACGTTGGCTGTCACGCAAGTCGATCCGTACTTCACGGTCGACGGCGTGAGCCGCATCACCGATATCTACTACCGCACGTATCAGCCGCTGCTGCTCACGAGCGATTCGGATTTCCGTATCAACACGCTGGGCGGTAACCTGAAGTTCGGTGTGCCGTTCTCGGAAGTCGACACGGTGTTCTTCGGCATTGGCTTCGAACAGACGCGTCTGCACCTGACGAGCGACGGCACGACGCCGCAGCGTTATATCGATTACGCCAACCAGTTCGGTTACGTCAGCAACAACTATCCGCTGACGGTGGGCTGGTCGCGCGATTCGCGTGACAGCGCGCTGATCCCGAACCGCGGTCACTATCAGCAGGCGAACCTTGAAATTGGTACGCCGATCGGCACGACCAAGTACTTCCGTGCGTACTACCAGCACCAGTACTACTACCCGGTGAGCCGTGGCTTCACGCTGGCATTGAACGGCGAAGTCGGTTATGGCCACGGTTTGGGCGGTCAGCCGTTCCCGATCTTCAAGAACTACTTCGCGGGTGGTATCGGTTCGGTGCGGGGTTATGAACCGAGCTCGCTGGGTCCGAAGGACACCAACGGCGAACCGCTGGGGGGGGCGTCGAAGCTGATCGGTAACATCGAATTGACGTTCCCGCTGCCGGGCACGGGTTATGACCGCACGCTGCGTATCTTCACGTTCCTCGATGGCGGTAACGTATTCGATAACGGCCAGGCGATTACCTTCAATAACCTGCGCTATTCTTACGGTTTCGGCCTGTCGTGGATTTCACCGATTGGCCCGCTCAAGCTCTCGATGGGCTTCCCGCTCGTCAAGAAGACGGGCGACCAGTATCAGAAATTCCAGTTCCAGGTGGGTACGTCGTTCTAA
- the uppS gene encoding polyprenyl diphosphate synthase, with protein sequence MGFLSSSLSVPETVSIPRHVAIVMDGNGRWATSRKLPRVAGHKRGVDAVREAVTACAELGVEYLTLFAFSSENWRRPQDEVSTLMQLFILALEREVGKLHSNGIRLRVIGALEAFEPRIQELVKRAEERTRDNKGLTLTIAANYGGRWDILQAAQKLAAARLAQGGAAALEASFTEDDLAPYLSMAYAPEPDLFIRTGGDQRVSNFLLWQLAYTELYFTEEFWPDFNANTLKRAVAEFQQRERRFGRTSAQVQNPSGQSA encoded by the coding sequence ATGGGTTTTCTCAGCTCTTCGCTCTCCGTTCCCGAAACAGTGAGCATTCCGCGCCACGTTGCCATCGTTATGGATGGCAACGGGCGTTGGGCTACCAGTCGTAAATTGCCTCGCGTAGCGGGACACAAGCGCGGCGTCGATGCCGTGCGTGAAGCGGTAACGGCATGTGCCGAACTCGGTGTCGAGTACCTGACGCTGTTCGCGTTCAGTTCCGAGAACTGGCGTCGTCCGCAGGACGAGGTCTCGACGCTGATGCAGCTTTTCATTCTCGCGCTCGAACGTGAGGTGGGAAAACTGCACAGTAATGGAATCCGTCTGCGTGTCATCGGTGCGCTTGAAGCGTTCGAGCCGCGCATTCAGGAACTGGTCAAGCGTGCGGAAGAACGGACGCGAGACAACAAGGGCCTCACACTGACGATCGCCGCGAACTACGGCGGACGTTGGGACATTCTGCAAGCGGCGCAGAAGCTTGCGGCCGCGCGTCTTGCGCAGGGTGGGGCAGCGGCGCTCGAGGCCTCGTTCACTGAGGACGACCTCGCGCCTTATCTGAGCATGGCGTACGCGCCGGAGCCGGATCTTTTCATCCGCACCGGTGGTGACCAGCGCGTCAGTAATTTTCTGCTCTGGCAACTGGCGTACACTGAACTGTATTTCACCGAAGAATTCTGGCCGGACTTCAACGCCAATACGCTCAAACGGGCTGTCGCCGAGTTTCAACAGCGCGAACGCCGTTTCGGCCGTACCAGTGCGCAAGTTCAGAACCCCTCGGGACAATCCGCCTGA
- a CDS encoding phosphatidate cytidylyltransferase, producing MLKTRVITAVVLLAILLPVIFVGTPAQFALLAAVIVAAAGWEWGRLVGLNGTGAIFYGALALLGVGLTWAGGWTLSSIWLKPAAVFWLLAGPYTLARKPATQGAWRGLLLVAGPVLLIAAWQALCLARERGVAFLLSVLVIVWLADTGAYFAGRALGRRKLAPSISPGKSWEGAIGGWVLVLLVAAAVLASGLQAPTIVSHLAGTLGLALGALALTVLVAFSVVGDLFESQLKRQAGVKDSSALLPGHGGVLDRIDALLPVLPLAMLFV from the coding sequence ATGCTCAAGACACGCGTCATTACCGCTGTCGTACTTCTTGCCATTCTCTTGCCTGTGATCTTCGTCGGTACGCCGGCGCAGTTCGCGTTGCTTGCCGCCGTGATCGTGGCCGCCGCCGGCTGGGAGTGGGGGCGGCTCGTCGGCCTGAACGGCACGGGCGCCATCTTCTACGGCGCACTTGCGTTACTCGGCGTGGGCCTCACCTGGGCAGGCGGCTGGACCCTTTCATCGATCTGGCTCAAGCCCGCCGCCGTGTTCTGGCTGTTGGCCGGACCCTATACGCTGGCGCGCAAGCCTGCAACCCAGGGGGCGTGGCGCGGCTTGCTGCTCGTCGCCGGTCCCGTGTTGCTGATTGCGGCATGGCAGGCGCTGTGTCTGGCGCGTGAGCGAGGTGTGGCATTCCTGCTGTCGGTGCTCGTCATCGTATGGCTCGCGGATACCGGCGCCTATTTTGCCGGTCGTGCATTGGGTCGTCGCAAGCTCGCGCCCTCGATCAGTCCTGGAAAGTCCTGGGAAGGCGCCATCGGCGGATGGGTGCTGGTGCTCTTGGTCGCAGCGGCAGTTCTGGCGAGCGGCTTGCAGGCGCCGACCATCGTTTCCCACCTCGCTGGCACGCTCGGCCTGGCACTCGGCGCACTGGCGCTGACGGTGCTGGTAGCTTTTTCGGTCGTGGGCGATCTGTTCGAATCTCAACTCAAGCGGCAGGCCGGCGTGAAAGACTCCAGCGCGCTGTTGCCCGGCCATGGGGGCGTGCTCGACAGAATCGACGCGTTGCTCCCTGTGCTCCCGCTGGCTATGCTCTTCGTCTGA
- a CDS encoding OmpH family outer membrane protein, with protein sequence MAQDARIAAVNSDRILRDSAPAKAAQAKLEAEFSKRDGDLQSMAQRLKAMSDKLDKDNPTLSDAERAKRQRDLAAADTEFQRKQREFREDLNQRRNEELAAVLDRANRVIKQIAETEKYDLIVQEAVYVSPRIDITDKVLKTLNASSGGGTGGK encoded by the coding sequence ATGGCCCAGGATGCGCGCATCGCCGCTGTCAATTCGGATCGCATTCTTCGCGATTCGGCACCGGCCAAGGCCGCACAAGCCAAACTCGAAGCCGAGTTCTCCAAGCGGGACGGGGATCTGCAGTCGATGGCGCAACGTCTCAAGGCGATGTCGGACAAGCTCGACAAGGACAATCCGACGTTGTCCGATGCCGAGCGCGCCAAGCGTCAGCGCGATCTGGCTGCCGCCGACACTGAATTCCAGCGCAAGCAGCGCGAGTTTCGTGAAGACCTGAATCAGCGTCGTAACGAAGAGCTCGCGGCCGTGCTCGATCGTGCCAATCGAGTCATCAAGCAGATCGCAGAGACCGAGAAGTACGATCTGATCGTGCAGGAAGCGGTTTACGTGAGTCCGCGTATCGACATTACCGACAAGGTGCTCAAGACTCTGAACGCAAGTTCGGGGGGCGGCACCGGCGGCAAGTGA
- the fabZ gene encoding 3-hydroxyacyl-ACP dehydratase FabZ, which translates to MSETTITIDIHKIMKLLPHRYPMLMVDRVIGLEPHKNIKVIKNVTINEPYFTGHYPQRPVMPGVLIVEALAQAAALLTFSEEAVHDENTLYYFVGIDSVRFKRPVEPGDQLVLDVDFLSERRGFYKFKGKALVDGKLAAEAEFMCMVKKNGE; encoded by the coding sequence ATGAGCGAGACCACTATTACTATCGACATCCACAAGATCATGAAGCTGCTGCCGCATCGGTATCCGATGCTGATGGTGGACCGCGTGATTGGCCTGGAGCCGCACAAGAACATCAAGGTCATCAAGAACGTCACGATCAATGAGCCGTACTTCACGGGCCATTATCCGCAACGTCCGGTGATGCCGGGCGTCCTGATCGTTGAAGCACTGGCGCAAGCCGCCGCGCTGCTCACGTTCTCGGAAGAGGCGGTGCACGACGAGAACACGCTCTATTACTTCGTGGGCATCGACAGCGTTCGCTTCAAGCGTCCGGTCGAACCGGGTGATCAACTCGTGCTCGACGTCGATTTCCTGAGCGAGCGCCGCGGCTTCTACAAGTTCAAGGGCAAGGCGTTGGTAGACGGCAAGCTCGCCGCGGAAGCCGAGTTCATGTGCATGGTCAAGAAGAACGGCGAATAA